A part of Cryptococcus neoformans var. neoformans JEC21 chromosome 4 sequence genomic DNA contains:
- a CDS encoding Methylmalonate-semialdehyde dehydrogenase [acylating], putative has protein sequence MLSRQLTRNLFNKRAASTLAADINAAQDNGRWKGTSTLGGDAKLLIGGSWESSKTDKWSEVHDPSTQHLISKVPHATSAEMKRIVDVAENKFYEWSESSVLTRQRIMLDLQGLIRKYHKDIARNIVLEQGKTFADAMGDVTRGLQVVQMATNIPTELLGRNIEVSRDMDTLTRIEPLGVGAAICPFNFPAMIPLWSVAMAIATGNTLILKPSERDPGASAIIAELCEMAGLPSGVLNILHGGVDAVNFICDEPRIKAISFVGGDKAGKHIYDRAGALGKRVQAQLGAKNHAIILPDANKSALKAVAGAAFGAAGQRCMALSVLVTVGDADWLPGLVEEANALKMGNGFDEAADLGPVISPQARERIEQLIESCEKQGGNIVLDGRGATVKDYPNGNWVGPTILEATTDMDCYKNEIFGPALVVVKTRDLDEAIELVNRNPYGNGAAIFTQSAVSSRKFEKKIEAGQVGVNVPIPVPLPMFSWSGNKASVLGNASLYGPLGLNFWTKTKTITSLWREDAKEDKAAVAMPVHH, from the exons ATGCTATCTCGACAACTCACCAGGAACTTGTTTAACAAGCGTGCAGCCTCCACGCTTGCCGCTGATA TTAATGCTGCCCAAGACAATGGAAGGTGGAAAGGCACCAGTACTTTGGGAGGGGATGCGAAGCTTCTTATTGGTGGTTCCTGGGAATCAAGCAAGACAGACAAATGGTCAGAAGTTCACGATCCTTCGACACAGCACCTCATCTCGAAAGTCCCTCATGCGACTTCCGCGGAGATGAAGCGCATCGTTGATGTAGCTGAAAACAAGTTTTACGAGTGGAGCGAGTCAAGTGTGCTTACCAGACAAAGGATCATGTTAGA CCTGCAAGGCTTGATCAGGAAGTACCACAAGGATATCGCCCGTAACATTGT ATTGgagcaaggaaagactTTCGCAGATGCCATGGGTGATGTTACGAGGGGATTACAAGTGGTCCAAATGGCGACCAACATTCCTACTGAGCTGTTGGGGAGAAACATCGAGGTTTCGCGAGACATGGACACTTTAACCAGGATCGAGCCACTTGGTGTTGGAGCTGCCATCTGTCCTTTCAACTTCCCGGCTATGATACCTTT GTGGAGTGTTGCGATGGCCATCGCTACGGGTAATACTCTTATCCTCAAGCCCAGTGAGCGCGACCCGGGCGCTTCCGCCATAATTGCCGAGTTATGTGAAATGGCCGGTCTTCCTTCTGGCGTTCTCAATATCCTCCACGGCGGCGTTGACGCGGTCAACTTCATTTGTGACGAGCCTCGAATCAAGGCTATTTCCTTCGTTGGCGGTGATAAGGCAGGCAAGCACATCTACGACAGGGCCGGTGCTCTTGGAAAGCGAGTTCAAGCTCAATTGGGAGCTAAAA ACCATGCCATCATTCTCCCTGATGCCAACAAGAGTGCTTTGAAGGCTGTCGCTGGAGCAGCTTTCGGAGCCGCGGGTCAAAGATGCATGGCGCTCTCAGTTCTGGTTACTGTTGGGGATGCAGACTGGCTTCCTGGGCTTGTTGAAGAGGCTAATGCCTTGAAAATGGGCAATGGATTTGACGAAGCTGCCGACTT GGGGCCTGTTATTTCCCCTCAAGCTCGGGAGCGCATCGAGCAACTCATTGAGTCTTGTGAAAAGCAGGGAGGAAACATCGTTCTTGATGGTCGGGGGGCAACAGTTAAAGACTATCCTAACGGCAACTGGGTTGGCCCTACGATTTTGGAAGCTACAACCGATATGGACTGTTACAA GAATGAGATTTTCGGGCCCGCTTTGGTCGTTGTCAAAACTCGTGACCTTGATGAGGCGATTGAGTTGGTCAACCGTAATCCCTACGGGAACGGGGCCGCGATATTCACTCAATCTGCTGTTTCATCCAGGAAGTTCGAGAAGAAAATTGAGGCTGGTCAAGTCGGTGTTAACGTTCCTATT cccGTGCCTTTGCCTATGTTCTCTTGGTCCGGAAACAAAGCCAGTGTCCTCGGAAACGCCTCTCTCTACGGCCCCTTGGGACTCAACTTCTGGACGAAAACCAAGACGATCACGTCTTTATGGAGGGAAGATGCCAAAGAGGATAAGGCTGCTGTTGCTATGCCCGTTCACCATTAA